In the Astatotilapia calliptera chromosome 5, fAstCal1.2, whole genome shotgun sequence genome, one interval contains:
- the LOC113022012 gene encoding monocarboxylate transporter 1-like, with protein sequence MPPAVGGPQGYTPPEGGWGWMVVIGAFISIGFSYAFPKSITVFFKEIEVIFNVTSSQVSWISSIMLAVTYGGGPISSILVNKYGSRPVMMAGGCLSGLGLIAASFCESVQALYFCIGVLGGLGLSFNLNPALTMIGKYFYNKRPIANGLAMAGSPVFLSTLAPINTWLFDQFGWRGSFLILGGLLFNCCVAGSLMRPIGPKPKPAEKTTERKTVLQTINSFIDLTLFKHRGFLLYIVGNIVMFFGLFAPLVFLSNYAKSKHIAKEKAAFLLSILAFVDMFARPSMGMVANTKWVRSRIQYFFAASVLYNGVCHVLAPISEDYTGFTIYAIFFGFAFGWLSAVLFETLMDLVGTQRFSSAVGLVTIVECGPVLLGPPLLGKFKDVYHDYKYTYQGCGIILIVASVFLFAGMGLNYRLLDKEKKKEERRGVVGVGEQKSNRDNAAKEVAEARNTEDTV encoded by the exons ATGCCACCAGCCGTCGGTGGTCCTCAAGGCTACACACCACCTGAGGGTGGCTGGGGATGGATGGTGGTGATTGGAGCCTTCATCTCTATTGGCTTCTCCTATGCATTTCCCAAGTCCATCACTGTCTTCTTCAAAGAGATTGAGGTGATCTTCAATGTGACAAGTAGCCAGGTgtcctggatctcctccatcaTGTTAGCCGTCACGTACGGCGGAG GTCCAATCAGCAGCATCCTGGTTAACAAATATGGGAGTCGTCCCGTTATGATGGCTGGAGGATGCCTGTCAGGATTGGGCCTCATTGCTGCTTCTTTCTGTGAATCTGTTCAAGCACTGTACTTTTGCATAGGTGTTCTTGGAG GTCTGGGATTGTCCTTCAACCTTAACCCTGCTCTCACAATGATTGGAAAGTACTTCTACAACAAGCGACCTATTGCTAATGGGCTTGCCATGGCTGGAagtcctgtctttctttctaCCCTAGCTCCTATTAATACTTGGCTCTTTGATCAGTTTGGCTGGAGAGGAAGTTTTCTGATCCTGGGTGGCCTGCTTTTCAACTGCTGTGTTGCAGGTTCCCTCATGCGACCTATAGGACCAAAACCCAAGCCTGCAGAGAAGACCACAGAGAGGAAGACTGTGTTGCAGACCATTAACAGCTTTATCGACCTCACTTTGTTCAAGCACCGTGGCTTTTTGCTCTACATAGTGGGAAATATTGTCATGTTTTTTGGCCTCTTTGCACCGCTGGTGTTCCTCTCTAATTATGCCAAGAGTAAACACATTGCCAAAGAGAAGGCAGCTTTTTTACTGTCTATCCTCGCTTTTGTTGACATGTTTGCCCGACCCTCAATGGGCATGGTGGCCAATACCAAGTGGGTCCGTTCCAGGATACAGTACTTCTTTGCTGCTTCAGTACTGTACAACGGCGTGTGTCATGTCCTAGCTCCAATATCAGAAGATTATACAGGCTTTACCATTTATGCCATCTTCTTTGGGTTTGCTTTTGGCTGGCTGAGTGCAGTGCTGTTCGAGACGTTAATGGACCTAGTCGGAACGCAGCGTTTCTCCAGTGCTGTTGGGCTTGTCACTATTGTTGAGTGCGGTCCTGTATTATTAGGTCCGCCGTTACTTG GGAAGTTCAAAGATGTCTACCATGATTACAAGTACACCTACCAGGGCTGTGGGATCATCCTCATAGTTGCTAGTGTCTTCCTGTTTGCAGGAATGGGGCTGAACTATCGGCTGctggacaaagagaaaaaaaaggaggagaggagaggagtggTGGGAGTTGGAGAACAAAAGTCCAACAGGGACAATGCTGCCAAAGAGGTGGCAGAAGCTAGGAATACAGAGGACACTGTATAA